CGGCGAGTCCTTCGAGGCCGCCATGCGGCGATTCAAAAAGCAGTGCGAGAAGGCGGGGATCCTCTCCGAGGTCCGCAAGCGCGAGCACTACGAAAAGCCCAGCATCAAAAAGAAGCGCAAGACCGTCGCCGCCCGCAAGCGCGCCATAAAAAAGCAGTACC
This genomic interval from Deltaproteobacteria bacterium PRO3 contains the following:
- a CDS encoding 30S ribosomal protein S21, with translation MPGIQIRDGESFEAAMRRFKKQCEKAGILSEVRKREHYEKPSIKKKRKTVAARKRAIKKQYRD